The proteins below come from a single Bacillus spongiae genomic window:
- a CDS encoding thiamine pyrophosphate-dependent dehydrogenase E1 component subunit alpha, whose translation MADNRHKALGLSDEKVVEMYETMLLARRIDERMWLLNRSGKIPFVISCQGQEAAQVGAAFALNPKNDYALPYYRDMGVVLTFGMTPTELMLSGFAKAEDPNSGGRQMPGHFGQKKNNIVTGSSPVTTQVPHAVGIALAGKMEKKDLVTFVTFGEGSSNQGDFHEGANFAGVHKLPVIFMCENNKYAISVPIEKQLACENVSDRAIGYGMPGVTVDGNDPLEVYKAVKEAADRGRRGEGPTLIETVSYRLTPHSSDDDDRSYRSPDEVAKAKSNDPIITYGAYLKEVGVMNDELEKQINDRVMKQVNEATDYAENAAYATPESAMKFVYAEEK comes from the coding sequence ATGGCAGATAATCGTCATAAAGCACTTGGTTTAAGTGATGAAAAAGTAGTGGAAATGTATGAAACGATGCTTCTTGCGCGTCGGATTGATGAACGCATGTGGTTATTAAATCGTTCAGGGAAAATTCCTTTTGTTATTTCTTGTCAAGGTCAAGAGGCAGCACAAGTAGGAGCAGCATTTGCTCTGAATCCGAAAAATGATTATGCTCTTCCGTACTATCGTGATATGGGAGTCGTATTAACTTTTGGAATGACACCAACTGAGTTAATGCTTTCAGGCTTTGCCAAAGCAGAAGACCCGAACTCTGGTGGACGCCAGATGCCTGGTCATTTCGGACAAAAGAAAAATAATATCGTGACAGGTTCTTCTCCTGTAACGACTCAAGTTCCTCATGCTGTTGGAATTGCACTTGCAGGAAAAATGGAGAAAAAAGACCTCGTTACATTTGTTACATTTGGTGAAGGCTCTTCCAACCAAGGGGACTTTCATGAGGGAGCAAACTTTGCAGGCGTTCACAAACTCCCAGTTATCTTCATGTGTGAAAACAATAAATACGCAATCTCGGTTCCAATTGAAAAACAATTAGCATGTGAGAATGTATCTGACCGTGCTATTGGTTATGGAATGCCAGGTGTTACTGTCGATGGCAACGATCCGTTAGAAGTGTATAAAGCCGTAAAAGAAGCAGCTGATCGAGGAAGACGTGGCGAAGGCCCAACGCTAATTGAGACGGTATCTTATCGATTAACACCGCACTCTTCAGATGATGATGATCGTAGCTATCGTTCTCCTGATGAAGTAGCTAAAGCAAAGAGTAATGACCCAATTATCACTTATGGCGCTTATTTAAAAGAAGTCGGTGTGATGAATGATGAGCTTGAAAAACAAATAAATGATCGTGTTATGAAACAAGTAAATGAAGCAACAGACTATGCAGAAAATGCAGCATATGCTACGCCAGAGAGTGCAATGAAGTTCGTATATGCTGAAGAGAAGTAA
- a CDS encoding dihydrolipoamide acetyltransferase family protein, whose product MAIEKITMPQLGESVTEGTISKWLVSPGDTVNKYDPLAEVMTDKVNAEVPSSFTGKIVELIAEEGDTLAVGEVICSIEVEGGAATTSTETVEEKQEPSTNTSSAPAKAPKKQAKGKARYSPAVLKLSQEHDIDLSLVEGSGKEGRITRKDLMKIIESGNIPKEKQPVVETVTKETAPTVSNVTEPVVPKATTTAAPSPSVPVAPGDIEIPVTGVRKAIAANMLRSKHEAPHAWTMMEIDVTNLVSYRDSLKAEFKQREGFNLTYFAFFVKAVAQALKEFPQINSMWAGDKIVQKKDINISIAVATDDALFVPVIKNADEKTIKGIGREIAELAGKVRAGKLKSEDMQGGTFTVNNTGSFGSVQSMGIINHPQAAILQVESIVKRPVVMDNGMIAVRDMVNLCMSLDHRVLDGLVCGRFLQSIKHNLETISKENTSVY is encoded by the coding sequence TTGGCTATTGAAAAAATTACAATGCCTCAGCTTGGAGAAAGTGTAACGGAAGGAACAATCAGTAAATGGTTAGTTTCTCCAGGAGATACTGTAAATAAATACGATCCATTAGCAGAGGTCATGACAGACAAAGTAAATGCAGAAGTACCATCTTCTTTTACAGGTAAAATTGTTGAACTTATTGCTGAAGAAGGGGATACATTAGCGGTAGGTGAAGTCATTTGTTCAATAGAAGTGGAAGGTGGCGCAGCGACTACTTCAACTGAAACGGTTGAGGAAAAACAAGAACCATCTACGAATACTTCCTCAGCTCCAGCGAAAGCACCGAAGAAACAAGCAAAAGGAAAGGCTCGTTATTCACCAGCCGTGTTAAAGCTTTCCCAAGAACATGATATCGATTTATCGCTTGTAGAGGGAAGTGGAAAAGAAGGCAGGATTACTAGGAAAGATTTAATGAAAATAATAGAATCAGGCAACATTCCTAAGGAAAAACAGCCAGTGGTAGAAACTGTAACGAAAGAAACTGCTCCGACAGTTTCAAATGTAACAGAGCCAGTCGTACCAAAAGCAACGACTACGGCAGCACCATCACCATCAGTGCCAGTTGCCCCTGGTGACATCGAAATTCCTGTAACAGGTGTTCGTAAAGCCATTGCAGCTAACATGCTACGTAGCAAGCACGAAGCGCCTCATGCTTGGACGATGATGGAGATAGATGTTACAAACCTTGTATCGTATCGTGATTCTTTGAAAGCTGAATTCAAGCAACGTGAAGGGTTCAATTTAACTTATTTTGCGTTCTTCGTCAAAGCTGTAGCTCAAGCGTTAAAAGAATTCCCACAAATTAATTCCATGTGGGCTGGAGATAAAATTGTTCAAAAGAAAGATATTAATATTTCCATTGCCGTCGCAACTGATGATGCTCTGTTTGTTCCTGTTATCAAAAATGCTGACGAAAAGACCATTAAAGGGATAGGGCGTGAAATTGCTGAGCTTGCTGGAAAAGTTCGCGCAGGGAAATTGAAATCAGAGGACATGCAAGGTGGTACGTTCACTGTGAATAATACAGGTTCCTTTGGTTCCGTTCAGTCAATGGGTATTATCAATCATCCTCAAGCAGCAATCCTTCAAGTAGAATCCATTGTAAAACGTCCGGTAGTAATGGATAATGGAATGATTGCAGTACGCGACATGGTAAACTTGTGTATGTCATTAGATCACCGAGTACTAGATGGTTTGGTATGTGGTCGATTCTTACAAAGCATCAAACATAACTTAGAAACCATTTCAAAAGAAAATACATCTGTCTATTAA
- a CDS encoding YbjQ family protein has protein sequence MIIVTTDFVPGKEIKELKGFVRGNTVQTKHIGKDIMAGLKTLVGGEIEEYTEVMDEARQRAIGRMVKDAENKEANAIICLRLETSNVMTGASEVIAYGTAVIVE, from the coding sequence ATGATTATAGTAACTACTGACTTCGTACCCGGAAAAGAGATTAAGGAATTGAAAGGGTTTGTGAGAGGAAATACGGTGCAAACGAAGCATATAGGAAAAGATATTATGGCAGGGTTAAAAACGCTCGTTGGTGGGGAAATTGAAGAGTACACTGAAGTGATGGATGAAGCGAGGCAACGTGCCATTGGAAGGATGGTTAAGGACGCTGAAAATAAAGAGGCCAATGCAATCATTTGTCTCCGACTAGAAACGTCCAATGTTATGACAGGTGCATCCGAAGTGATAGCATATGGAACTGCTGTTATCGTTGAATAA
- the lpdA gene encoding dihydrolipoyl dehydrogenase, which produces MAEEYDLVILGGGTGGYIAAIRASQLGLKTAVVEKGKLGGTCLHKGCIPSKALLRSAEVYATAKRSDEFGIELNGVSVNFPKVQERKQGIIDRLHKGVQHLMKQGKIDVYEGTGRILGPSIFSPMPGTISVEMANGEDNMMLIPKNVIVATGSRPRSLPGLEIDGEFVISSEEALDLEALPSSIIIVGGGVIGIEWASMLSDFGVEVTVLEYADRIVPTEDHEISKEMQRLMKKKGLNIVTGAKVLPESLQKSEGTVSISAEYKGDQKTFTAEKILVSVGRQANVEDIGLDNTDIVVDKGFITVNEYFQTKESHIYAIGDVIGGLQLAHVASSEGIVAVEHIANENPSPIDYSLVSKCIYSSPEIASVGYTQKEAEEKGFKTKVGKFSFRNIGKALVFGESDGFVKIIADEETNDLLGVHMIGPHVTDMISEAGLARVLDATPWEIGQTIHPHPTLSEAIGEAALAVDGKAIHS; this is translated from the coding sequence TTGGCTGAAGAATATGATCTGGTAATCCTAGGTGGAGGAACAGGTGGCTATATTGCCGCTATTCGGGCGTCTCAGTTAGGATTAAAAACAGCAGTGGTTGAAAAGGGAAAGCTAGGAGGAACATGCTTACATAAAGGATGTATTCCAAGTAAAGCACTTCTTCGTAGCGCAGAAGTTTATGCGACAGCAAAACGAAGCGATGAATTCGGTATTGAGCTAAATGGAGTGTCTGTTAATTTTCCTAAAGTCCAAGAACGTAAACAAGGGATTATTGATCGACTTCATAAAGGTGTGCAGCATTTAATGAAGCAAGGGAAAATCGATGTTTATGAAGGAACAGGACGTATTTTAGGTCCTTCTATTTTCTCGCCAATGCCTGGTACTATTTCAGTTGAAATGGCTAATGGAGAAGATAATATGATGTTGATTCCTAAAAATGTTATCGTGGCGACAGGCTCTCGTCCACGAAGTCTCCCAGGCTTAGAAATCGATGGAGAATTCGTAATATCCTCTGAAGAAGCCCTTGATTTGGAAGCTCTACCAAGCTCCATCATCATTGTAGGAGGCGGAGTGATTGGAATTGAGTGGGCGTCAATGCTATCAGATTTTGGGGTAGAAGTAACGGTATTGGAATACGCGGATCGAATTGTCCCAACTGAAGATCACGAGATTTCCAAAGAAATGCAGCGTCTAATGAAGAAAAAAGGGTTAAACATTGTAACAGGTGCAAAAGTATTACCTGAATCTTTACAAAAGAGCGAAGGAACAGTCTCCATTTCTGCAGAGTATAAAGGAGATCAAAAAACGTTTACAGCAGAAAAGATTCTTGTATCAGTCGGAAGACAGGCAAATGTGGAAGATATCGGTCTCGATAATACGGATATTGTTGTCGATAAAGGATTCATCACTGTAAATGAATACTTCCAAACAAAAGAATCTCATATTTACGCAATTGGCGATGTAATTGGTGGTTTACAGCTTGCTCATGTCGCTTCTAGTGAAGGGATTGTAGCGGTTGAACATATTGCGAATGAAAACCCAAGCCCAATTGATTATTCGCTTGTTTCAAAATGTATTTACAGTTCCCCTGAAATCGCTAGCGTAGGTTATACACAAAAAGAAGCTGAAGAAAAAGGTTTTAAAACGAAGGTAGGAAAGTTCTCATTCCGTAACATCGGTAAAGCCTTAGTATTTGGTGAATCTGACGGATTTGTGAAAATAATAGCTGACGAAGAAACAAATGATTTATTAGGTGTTCATATGATTGGCCCTCATGTAACAGATATGATTTCTGAAGCGGGGCTTGCTCGAGTTCTGGATGCAACTCCTTGGGAAATAGGTCAAACGATTCACCCGCATCCAACGTTAAGTGAAGCAATTGGTGAGGCGGCATTAGCAGTGGATGGAAAGGCTATTCATTCATAA
- a CDS encoding right-handed parallel beta-helix repeat-containing protein codes for MVITTLFFLTISTIIGIVILNEKTIVVPNDVETISDAMNIARDGDIILVKTNEDGTPYNEAVTIEENNIKLIGVGKEKPVLDGTGCLTRGISLSGKSGVVVEGFKIQNFSAEGILLENTTSNMIKKNTVSENGDDGIDLDDSLKNLIERNTVIENESDGIDLDGSIRNIIKGNIVTSNNGTEDSDGIELDSSDSNMIIENTISDSGSDGIDFNNSKNNIIKRNIITDNMDDGIDFDNSDDNVIARNTINMNEDFGILFRNLTNGNNVLFNRVFDNDLGINDLNIVPPLNNFIGNQCDTSNPDGLCN; via the coding sequence ATGGTAATCACTACACTCTTCTTTTTAACAATCTCCACGATAATTGGCATTGTCATTTTAAATGAAAAAACTATTGTTGTACCGAATGACGTAGAAACGATATCAGATGCGATGAATATAGCTCGGGACGGCGACATTATTTTAGTAAAAACGAATGAAGACGGCACTCCTTATAATGAAGCCGTTACCATTGAAGAAAACAATATTAAACTGATTGGGGTAGGGAAGGAAAAACCGGTGTTAGATGGTACTGGGTGCCTAACTAGAGGCATATCCCTCAGTGGAAAATCAGGAGTAGTAGTGGAGGGTTTTAAGATTCAAAACTTTAGTGCGGAAGGGATTTTATTAGAAAATACAACCTCCAACATGATTAAAAAGAATACTGTTAGTGAGAATGGTGATGATGGGATAGACTTAGACGATTCCTTAAAGAATTTGATTGAAAGGAATACTGTTATTGAGAATGAGAGTGACGGCATTGACCTAGACGGTTCAATTAGGAACATTATAAAAGGGAATATCGTTACTAGTAATAACGGTACGGAAGATAGTGATGGGATTGAACTAGATAGTTCTGATTCTAATATGATTATAGAAAATACCATTAGTGATAGTGGTAGTGATGGGATTGACTTTAACAATTCAAAAAACAACATCATTAAAAGGAATATCATTACTGATAATATGGATGATGGAATTGACTTTGACAATTCCGATGATAACGTTATTGCAAGGAATACAATTAATATGAATGAAGATTTTGGTATTTTATTCAGAAACCTCACTAACGGAAATAATGTTCTCTTTAATCGTGTGTTCGATAATGATTTAGGGATTAACGATTTAAATATCGTACCTCCTCTTAACAACTTTATAGGGAATCAATGTGATACGAGTAATCCAGATGGGCTATGTAACTAA
- the buk gene encoding butyrate kinase has product MKLFIELCLLEVTTLQGIDHRILVINPGSTSTKIGVFENNVSIFEKTLRHDTTVINTFENIIDQYEFRKTTILETLDEEGMNLSKLSAVCGRGGLLRPIEGGTYSVNDAMLNDLREGYSGQHASNLGGILAYEIASGLNIPSFIVDPVVVDELSPIGRISGFSLIERKSIFHALNQKAVARRVAKEMGKSYDQLNLIVTHMGGGITVGVHKDGRVIDVNNGLHGDGPFSPERAGTVPAGDLVDLCFSGEYYRDEVMKKLVGQGGLVGYLGTNDAVKVEKMIENGDEKAALVYDAMSYQIAKEIGAASAVLSGKVDAIILTGGLAYGKEFVKNITKRISWIADVIVQPGENELQALAEGALRVLIGEEKEKTYPGTKSAKATI; this is encoded by the coding sequence ATGAAGCTCTTTATTGAGCTATGTTTATTGGAGGTTACAACATTGCAAGGAATTGATCATCGTATACTGGTAATTAATCCTGGTTCCACATCGACCAAAATAGGCGTATTTGAAAATAATGTATCTATATTTGAGAAAACGCTTAGACATGACACAACCGTTATTAACACGTTTGAGAACATTATAGACCAATATGAATTTCGAAAAACAACCATTTTGGAAACCCTCGATGAAGAAGGCATGAACCTTTCAAAACTTAGTGCCGTTTGTGGGAGAGGCGGTCTACTTCGCCCTATCGAAGGGGGAACTTACTCTGTAAATGATGCCATGCTAAATGATTTAAGAGAAGGATATTCAGGTCAACACGCTTCAAACCTTGGCGGAATTCTTGCTTATGAAATTGCTAGTGGTTTAAATATTCCTTCTTTTATTGTCGACCCAGTCGTTGTCGATGAGTTAAGTCCAATCGGTAGAATTTCAGGCTTTTCTCTAATTGAAAGAAAAAGTATTTTTCATGCGCTAAACCAAAAAGCAGTGGCTAGAAGAGTAGCAAAAGAGATGGGGAAATCATACGATCAATTAAATTTGATTGTCACTCATATGGGTGGAGGAATAACTGTAGGAGTTCATAAGGACGGTCGAGTAATTGATGTAAATAATGGTTTGCACGGTGATGGCCCGTTCAGCCCTGAACGTGCTGGTACAGTTCCAGCAGGAGATCTTGTGGATTTATGCTTCTCAGGAGAATATTATCGTGATGAAGTAATGAAAAAGCTAGTTGGCCAAGGGGGACTTGTTGGTTATCTTGGGACGAACGATGCGGTAAAAGTTGAGAAAATGATTGAAAATGGCGATGAGAAGGCAGCCCTCGTATACGATGCGATGAGTTATCAAATTGCAAAAGAAATTGGTGCAGCAAGTGCCGTCTTATCTGGTAAAGTGGATGCAATCATTTTGACGGGTGGACTTGCTTACGGTAAAGAGTTTGTAAAAAATATAACGAAACGAATTAGTTGGATTGCTGACGTCATTGTACAACCGGGTGAAAATGAACTTCAAGCTTTAGCTGAAGGAGCCCTTCGCGTATTAATTGGTGAAGAGAAGGAAAAGACCTATCCTGGAACAAAATCAGCAAAAGCAACAATTTAA
- a CDS encoding GNAT family N-acetyltransferase has translation MIHEADIYVRKKLLPMFKDMDNTMVLSCLQGHMGTAWVDDLENPTTAQIMVGIFVYYAGNPYSKGAEELLHNLPEHIYVIVNSDEWKNAIETVHKEAFEKFQRYKFKKNPEDLKRSHIHAILSNLPEGYRLQKIDSTLAKESSLHEISPDLTSQFDSIDDFINRGIGYAILNEGQVVCGVSSYSIYNQGIEIEVATHPLHRRKGLASIASSALILECLDNGMYPSWDAANLESAKLAQKLGYTLEDSYDTYYIHYKNK, from the coding sequence ATGATACATGAAGCAGATATCTATGTAAGAAAAAAGTTGTTACCTATGTTTAAAGATATGGATAATACCATGGTTCTTTCGTGTCTTCAAGGTCATATGGGAACAGCATGGGTTGATGACCTTGAGAACCCAACGACTGCACAAATTATGGTAGGTATTTTTGTATACTATGCTGGTAACCCATATTCAAAAGGGGCTGAGGAGTTACTTCACAATCTTCCAGAACATATTTATGTGATCGTAAATAGTGACGAATGGAAAAATGCTATAGAGACTGTTCATAAAGAAGCTTTCGAAAAATTTCAACGATATAAATTCAAAAAAAATCCTGAAGATTTGAAGAGGAGTCACATACATGCTATTTTATCCAACTTACCAGAAGGGTATAGACTACAAAAAATAGATTCAACGTTGGCAAAAGAATCATCCCTGCATGAAATTTCACCTGATTTAACAAGTCAGTTTGATTCGATAGATGATTTTATAAATAGAGGTATAGGGTATGCGATTTTAAATGAGGGACAAGTTGTATGTGGAGTATCATCCTATAGTATTTATAATCAAGGAATTGAGATTGAAGTTGCTACCCATCCATTGCATAGAAGAAAAGGCTTGGCTTCAATAGCATCATCTGCATTGATCTTAGAATGTCTTGACAACGGGATGTACCCTAGTTGGGATGCAGCTAACCTTGAATCTGCAAAATTAGCACAAAAACTTGGATACACTTTGGAAGATTCATATGATACGTATTATATTCATTATAAAAATAAGTAG
- a CDS encoding alpha-ketoacid dehydrogenase subunit beta — MAVISYIDAVTMAIREEMERDEKVFVLGEDVGKKGGVFKATNGLYEQFGEDRVLDTPLAESAIAGVGIGAAMYGMRPIAEMQFADFIMPAVNQIISEAARVRYRSNNDWTCPMVIRAPYGGGVHGALYHSQSVEAVFANQPGLKIVMPSTPYDVKGLLKAAVRDEDPVLFFEHKRAYRLIKGEVPDEDYTLPIGKADVKREGEDVTVITYGLCVHFAQQAAERLAQDGIETHILDLRTIYPLDKEAIVEAASKTGKVLLLTEDNKEGSIMGEVAAIIAENCLFDLDAPVQRLAGPDIPAMPYAPTMEKYFMVNPDKVEKAIRELAEF; from the coding sequence ATGGCAGTAATTTCTTATATCGATGCAGTAACAATGGCAATCCGTGAAGAAATGGAACGTGATGAGAAAGTTTTCGTTCTAGGTGAAGACGTTGGTAAAAAGGGAGGGGTTTTTAAAGCGACAAACGGCCTCTATGAACAATTTGGAGAAGATCGTGTCCTCGATACCCCTCTAGCTGAATCCGCTATTGCAGGAGTTGGTATTGGGGCTGCCATGTATGGGATGCGCCCAATTGCAGAGATGCAATTTGCTGATTTCATCATGCCAGCGGTAAATCAAATTATTTCCGAAGCAGCTCGTGTTCGTTATCGTTCAAATAATGATTGGACTTGTCCAATGGTTATTAGAGCGCCATACGGCGGAGGAGTACACGGTGCTTTGTATCATTCACAATCTGTAGAAGCTGTATTCGCTAATCAGCCTGGATTGAAAATCGTTATGCCTTCAACCCCATACGATGTGAAAGGCTTATTAAAAGCGGCCGTTCGTGATGAAGACCCAGTCTTGTTCTTTGAGCATAAGCGTGCATACCGCTTAATTAAAGGAGAAGTACCGGACGAGGATTATACGCTACCGATTGGTAAAGCAGATGTGAAACGTGAAGGGGAAGACGTAACGGTTATTACGTACGGCCTCTGTGTACATTTTGCTCAGCAAGCTGCCGAGCGCTTAGCGCAAGATGGTATTGAGACACATATTTTAGATTTACGTACAATCTACCCGCTTGATAAAGAAGCGATTGTTGAAGCCGCTTCAAAAACAGGGAAAGTTCTTCTATTAACAGAAGACAATAAAGAAGGAAGTATTATGGGAGAAGTGGCAGCCATTATTGCTGAAAATTGCTTATTCGATTTAGATGCACCTGTCCAACGTTTGGCTGGACCAGATATTCCTGCGATGCCATATGCACCGACAATGGAGAAGTACTTTATGGTGAATCCAGATAAAGTAGAAAAAGCTATTCGTGAACTAGCAGAATTTTAA
- the bcd gene encoding branched-chain amino acid dehydrogenase has product MEIFTYMEKYDYEQLVFCQDEKSGLKAIIAIHDTTLGPALGGTRMWTYASEEAAIEDALRLAKGMTYKNAAAGLNLGGGKTVIIGDPRQDKNEEMFRAFGRYIQGLNGRYITAEDVGTTVADMDLIHEETDYVTGISPAFGSSGNPSPVTAFGVYRGMKAAAKEAFGTDSLEGLTVAVQGVGNVAFTLCRHLHEEGANLVVTDINKEAVQRAVQEFGAVAVEPDEIYGVDCDIFAPCALGAVINDETIPQLKAKVIAGAANNQLKETRHGDAIHEMGLVYTPDYVINAGGVINVADELYGYDRDRAMKKVEQIYNNVERVFEIAKRDNIPTYVAADRMAEERIERIRASRSQFLQNGHHILSRR; this is encoded by the coding sequence ATGGAAATTTTTACTTATATGGAAAAATATGATTACGAACAATTAGTGTTTTGTCAAGATGAGAAATCAGGTTTAAAAGCAATCATTGCTATTCATGATACGACATTAGGTCCTGCACTTGGCGGTACACGGATGTGGACATATGCATCTGAAGAAGCGGCTATTGAAGATGCTCTCCGTTTAGCAAAAGGGATGACATACAAAAATGCTGCAGCTGGCTTAAATCTTGGTGGAGGAAAAACGGTTATTATTGGTGACCCACGTCAAGATAAAAATGAAGAGATGTTCCGAGCGTTTGGCCGATATATTCAAGGGCTAAATGGGCGATATATTACAGCTGAGGATGTTGGTACAACTGTAGCAGATATGGATCTTATTCATGAAGAAACAGATTATGTAACTGGTATTTCTCCTGCATTTGGTTCTTCAGGAAACCCATCTCCTGTTACAGCATTTGGTGTGTACCGTGGTATGAAGGCAGCAGCTAAAGAAGCATTTGGAACTGATTCGCTAGAAGGATTAACGGTAGCTGTACAAGGTGTAGGGAATGTTGCCTTTACTTTATGTCGTCACTTGCATGAAGAAGGAGCAAATTTAGTTGTAACAGATATTAATAAAGAAGCGGTGCAACGTGCAGTTCAAGAATTTGGAGCCGTTGCGGTTGAACCAGATGAAATTTATGGAGTGGACTGTGACATTTTTGCTCCATGTGCATTAGGGGCTGTTATCAATGATGAAACGATTCCACAATTAAAAGCTAAAGTCATTGCTGGTGCAGCGAACAACCAATTAAAAGAAACACGTCACGGTGATGCTATTCATGAAATGGGTCTTGTGTATACGCCTGACTATGTCATTAACGCTGGTGGTGTAATTAATGTAGCGGACGAATTATATGGATATGATCGCGACCGTGCGATGAAGAAGGTAGAGCAGATTTATAACAACGTAGAACGAGTATTTGAAATTGCAAAACGTGATAATATCCCGACTTATGTTGCTGCTGATAGAATGGCGGAAGAACGAATTGAAAGAATACGTGCTTCAAGAAGTCAATTCTTACAAAATGGACATCATATTTTAAGTCGTCGATAA
- the yqiS gene encoding phosphate butyryltransferase produces the protein MKLQSLLDQATRVSEATVAVAAAADKEVLEAVSMAVEQKLAKFLLFGHKDEVETLMKEHVPHLITHEDITIKDVSSAKAAAEEAVKAVATNEATALMKGNIATAVILKAVLNKEFGLRTGNVLSHVAVFEVPGFDRLTILTDAAMNIHPTLEQKAQISQNAVKVARSIGIDQPKLAPIAAVEVVNPAMEATLDAAALTQMNARGQLKDCIVDGPLALDNAISMQAARHKGIQSEVAGQADILLVPNIETGNALYKSLVYFANAKVGAVIAGAKAPIVLTSRADSSESKLYSLALAICSAL, from the coding sequence ATGAAACTACAAAGCTTATTAGACCAAGCAACCCGAGTTTCTGAAGCAACAGTTGCTGTTGCAGCGGCGGCAGATAAAGAAGTCCTTGAGGCTGTATCTATGGCTGTTGAACAAAAGCTAGCGAAATTTTTGCTTTTTGGTCACAAGGATGAAGTGGAAACACTTATGAAGGAACATGTTCCTCATTTAATAACACATGAAGACATTACAATTAAAGATGTATCTTCAGCAAAAGCTGCAGCAGAGGAAGCCGTTAAGGCTGTAGCAACGAATGAAGCTACAGCTCTAATGAAAGGAAATATTGCGACCGCAGTTATTTTAAAGGCTGTTCTTAATAAGGAATTTGGTTTGCGAACGGGAAATGTTTTATCCCACGTGGCTGTCTTTGAAGTGCCAGGCTTTGACCGTTTAACCATTCTAACGGATGCGGCAATGAATATTCACCCAACACTTGAACAAAAGGCTCAAATTTCTCAAAATGCGGTGAAAGTGGCACGCTCAATCGGGATTGATCAACCAAAACTCGCTCCGATTGCAGCAGTAGAAGTAGTAAACCCAGCAATGGAAGCGACTTTAGACGCCGCGGCGTTAACTCAAATGAATGCTCGTGGTCAATTGAAGGACTGTATAGTCGATGGTCCACTTGCTCTTGACAATGCGATTTCAATGCAGGCTGCTCGACATAAAGGAATTCAAAGTGAAGTGGCTGGTCAAGCAGATATATTACTTGTACCAAACATTGAAACAGGCAATGCGCTCTATAAATCACTCGTTTATTTTGCTAATGCGAAGGTAGGAGCAGTCATTGCAGGTGCAAAAGCACCTATCGTGTTAACATCGCGAGCAGATAGTTCAGAAAGTAAGCTGTATTCATTAGCGCTCGCTATATGTTCAGCTCTTTAA
- a CDS encoding class I SAM-dependent methyltransferase: MTGSKEIWNKKYSEVNQLWGLKPKATLTQYVNLISKEGKVLDLGMGEGRNALYLASLGFEVQGVDISDKAIQRCNRFAKEKGLLIDSHVRDLREFKIEKQSYSLIILSNVLNFFNDMEISEILHKAKNGLIAGGLIYINTFDISDPGYEKHKEKYKEISTNTFLNPITKNSMHYFTKSELEDHFNGYKPITSSQTFSLDLGHGEPHYHGIIELLLQKQ; this comes from the coding sequence TTGACCGGTAGTAAAGAAATCTGGAATAAGAAATATTCAGAGGTGAATCAACTATGGGGATTAAAGCCAAAAGCGACACTGACCCAATATGTAAACCTTATTTCCAAAGAGGGAAAAGTTCTTGATTTGGGAATGGGTGAAGGAAGAAATGCTCTTTATTTGGCTAGCTTAGGGTTTGAAGTACAAGGGGTAGATATATCAGATAAAGCGATTCAACGCTGTAATCGTTTCGCGAAAGAAAAAGGATTATTGATTGATAGCCATGTAAGGGATTTAAGAGAATTTAAAATTGAAAAGCAATCATACTCATTAATCATATTATCCAATGTACTGAATTTTTTTAATGACATGGAAATAAGCGAAATTCTTCATAAGGCTAAAAATGGGTTAATTGCAGGGGGATTAATTTACATAAATACTTTTGATATTTCTGACCCAGGGTATGAAAAACATAAAGAAAAATACAAAGAAATATCAACTAATACTTTCTTGAACCCAATAACAAAAAACTCCATGCATTATTTCACCAAATCTGAGTTAGAGGATCATTTTAATGGCTACAAACCGATTACATCATCCCAAACCTTTTCATTAGATTTAGGACATGGGGAGCCTCACTACCATGGAATTATAGAATTACTTCTTCAAAAACAATAG